In a genomic window of Plectropomus leopardus isolate mb chromosome 6, YSFRI_Pleo_2.0, whole genome shotgun sequence:
- the ap3m2 gene encoding AP-3 complex subunit mu-2 translates to MIHSLFLVNSSGDIFLEKHWKSVVSRSVCDYFFEAQERATEPENVPPVIPTPHHYLISVLRHRIYFVAVIQSEVPPLFVIEFLHRVVDTFQDYFGVCTEAAIKDNVVVVYELLEEMLDNGFPLATESNILKELIKPPTILRTMVNTITGSTNVGEQLPTGQLSVVPWRRTGVKYTNNEAYFDVVEEIDAIIDKSGSTITAEIQGVIDACVKLTGMPDLTLSFMNPRLLDDVSFHPCVRFKRWEAERILSFIPPDGNFRLLSYHVSSQNLVAIPVYVKHNITFREGSSQGRFDLTLGPKQTMGKAVESVLVSSQLPRGVLNANLNPSQGTYTFDPVTKMLTWDVGKINPQKLPSLKGTMSLQAGASKPDENPTINIQFKIQQMAISGLKVNRLDMYGEKYKPFKGIKYMTKAGKFQVRT, encoded by the exons ATGATCCACAGCCTGTTCCTAGTTAACTCCTCAGGAGACATTTTCCTGGAGAAGCACTGGAAGAGCGTGGTCAGCCGCTCCGTGTGTGACTACTTCTTCGAGGCGCAGGAGCGTGCCACTGAGCCGGAGAATGTCCCACCAGTGATCCCCACGCCGCATCACTACCTTATAAGTGTGCTCCGCCACCGCATCTACTTTGTTGCCGTCATCCAAAGCGAGGTCCCGCCGCTGTTTGTCATCGAGTTTCTGCACAGAGTCGTTGACACGTTCCAG GACTATTTTGGCGTGTGTACAGAGGCTGCTATTAAAGACAATGTTGTAGTGGTGTATGAACTGCTGGAGGAAATGCTGGACAACGGCTTCCCGCTGGCCACAGAGTCCAACATCCTCAAAGAGCTCATTAAGCCTCCCACCATCCTCCGCACAATGGTCAACACCATCACAG GCAGCACCAACGTTGGTGAGCAGCTCCCTACAGGCCAGCTGTCAGTGGTGCCATGGCGACGCACCGGAGTCAAATACACCAACAATGAGGCCTATTTTGACGTTGTAGAAGAGATTGATGCTATCATCGATAAATCAG gcTCTACAATCACAGCAGAAATCCAGGGAGTTATTGACGCCTGTGTAAAACTGACAGGCATGCCCGACCTCACTCTCTCATTTATG AATCCCCGGCTGCTGGATGATGTCAGTTTCCACCCGTGTGTTCGGTTCAAGCGCTGGGAAGCCGAGCGGATCCTCTCCTTCATCCCACCTGATGGAAACTTCCGGTTGCTGTCCTACCACGTCAGCTCCCAgaa TCTGGTGGCGATCCCGGTATATGTCAAGCACAACATCACCTTCAGAGAGGGAAGCTCCCAAGGACGCTTTGACTTGACTCTGGGACCCAAGCAGACTATGGGCAAGGCCGTGGAGTCAGTCCTAGTCAGCAGCCAGCTGCCCCGGGGCGTCCTGAACGCCAACCTCAACCCCTCACAGGGAACATACACCTTTGACCCAGTCACAAAG ATGTTGACATGGGATGTCGGCAAGATCAACCCACAGAAGCTTCCCAGCCTGAAAGGCACCATGAGCCTGCAGGCCGGGGCCTCCAAACCTGATGAGAACCCCACCATCAACATCCAGTTCAAGATCCAACAGATGGCCAtctcag GGCTGAAGGTGAATCGACTGGACATGTATGGGGAGAAATATAAACCTTTCAAAGGCATCAAGTACATGACGAAGGCTGGCAAGTTCCAGGTGCGGACATAA